In one window of Haloimpatiens sp. FM7315 DNA:
- a CDS encoding spore coat protein, whose translation MQKKIFRTVEDYILSKDIDIVNHIPFDKKDFSRINSKTIIEQLKLISKFHKRIKNCNRCTLQRIENQTGKIVELQKVDLGKCKKILRDIENSNSKNDFESMLVNYGKEFLRIGEKSIEEIYISGYIDIIVRSMDNNEICIGDPYFNNLAYENNRIQIKNINKISYNIVEIDAFNLLNKLSRKGIKLPISYLAGEFCEFEGLGEKSQKLIEALMKYPYDFVRYCNRYKKNKKYDNDKCVEKLKDIMNIYSSEVI comes from the coding sequence TTGCAGAAAAAAATTTTTAGAACTGTAGAAGACTATATTTTAAGTAAAGATATAGATATAGTTAATCATATACCTTTTGACAAAAAAGATTTTAGTAGGATTAATTCTAAGACTATAATAGAACAGCTAAAACTCATCTCAAAATTCCATAAAAGAATTAAGAATTGTAATAGATGTACACTTCAGAGAATTGAAAATCAAACAGGGAAGATAGTAGAACTACAAAAGGTAGACTTAGGTAAGTGTAAAAAAATACTAAGAGATATAGAAAATTCAAATTCAAAGAATGATTTTGAGAGTATGCTAGTTAATTACGGAAAAGAATTCTTAAGAATAGGAGAAAAATCAATTGAAGAGATATATATAAGTGGTTATATAGATATAATAGTTAGAAGTATGGATAACAATGAAATATGCATAGGAGATCCTTATTTTAATAATTTAGCTTATGAAAATAATAGAATTCAAATAAAAAATATAAATAAGATATCTTACAATATAGTTGAAATAGATGCTTTTAATTTGTTAAATAAATTAAGTAGAAAGGGAATTAAGCTTCCTATTTCATATTTGGCAGGAGAATTTTGCGAATTTGAGGGTTTAGGTGAAAAAAGTCAAAAGCTTATAGAAGCTCTAATGAAATACCCTTATGATTTTGTTAGATACTGTAATAGATATAAAAAGAATAAAAAATATGACAATGATAAATGTGTTGAGAAATTAAAAGATATAATGAATATTTATTCAAGTGAAGTGATTTAA
- a CDS encoding CobW family GTP-binding protein, whose amino-acid sequence MTNICIVSGFLGAGKTTFIKKLLKVFNPSYRVVVLENEFGEEGIDGEVIKEEGYDVIELEQGCICCSLKINFLKAVQDIILKFNPSYIIIEPTGLGVLSEIIKVIECKELKEMCKITSLITIIDGLNYEDELEAFGDFFQDQIKSANTLVVSKTLEISSETKKRIVNSLENINKDAGIIVKSWDEIENKQLFDLLNGKIKYKNIQLNKNIGDTIKNIRTVSIKCDKEISIKNLQEILEKLKIGYAGEIIRAKGFIRSYNCILHFNYVKGHYDIGKRKEDFLNNDLFKVCFIGKSLSIHKINILFNGAGKIKIKKILKLNRS is encoded by the coding sequence ATGACTAATATCTGTATTGTTTCAGGTTTTTTAGGAGCTGGTAAGACAACATTTATCAAGAAATTGTTAAAGGTTTTCAATCCTTCTTATAGAGTAGTTGTATTAGAAAACGAATTTGGAGAAGAGGGCATTGACGGAGAGGTAATTAAAGAAGAAGGTTATGATGTTATAGAGTTAGAGCAGGGGTGCATTTGTTGCAGTTTAAAAATTAATTTTTTAAAAGCAGTGCAAGATATTATTTTAAAATTTAATCCTTCATATATAATTATAGAGCCTACTGGTTTGGGAGTTTTAAGTGAGATTATTAAAGTTATTGAATGTAAGGAATTAAAGGAAATGTGCAAAATAACTTCTTTAATTACTATAATAGATGGCTTAAATTATGAAGATGAATTAGAGGCATTTGGTGATTTTTTTCAAGACCAAATAAAAAGTGCTAATACACTTGTTGTAAGTAAGACTTTGGAAATATCTAGTGAAACTAAAAAAAGGATAGTAAATTCTTTAGAAAATATAAATAAAGATGCAGGGATTATTGTAAAGTCTTGGGATGAAATTGAAAATAAACAGTTATTTGATCTCCTAAATGGGAAGATAAAGTACAAAAACATACAATTAAATAAGAATATAGGGGATACAATAAAAAACATAAGAACTGTGTCAATTAAATGTGATAAAGAAATTTCAATTAAAAATCTTCAAGAAATTTTAGAAAAGCTAAAAATTGGGTATGCAGGTGAAATAATAAGAGCTAAAGGTTTTATAAGAAGTTACAATTGTATACTGCATTTTAATTATGTAAAGGGTCATTATGATATAGGTAAGAGAAAAGAGGATTTTTTAAATAATGACCTTTTTAAAGTATGTTTTATAGGTAAAAGTTTAAGTATACATAAAATTAATATACTTTTTAATGGTGCAGGTAAAATAAAAATTAAAAAAATCCTTAAGCTTAATAGAAGCTAA
- a CDS encoding CotS family spore coat protein, whose amino-acid sequence MEVLDLKQKLEENYNISVKSLFKIKNVYKIESDKKCFCFKVIKYNFGHFLFIINAMMHLQKNGFERIPRFYLTKNKSFYIKIENNYGYLTEWINGRECNYSDNEDLKLAVLKLADLHNKSCNFKVERNMNPRIGWLRWIEIFETRRDEILDFKNRMDKKVVKSEFDYKYREIMEEEIIRAERAIANLKRSSYVNNMKSSILKREFCHHDYAHHNLLLTEDKKMYIIDFDYCILDTHLHDLSSIIIRTMKNGNWSLNKAEKMISWYNSMNLVLLEDLPIMAAFIEFPQAYWQLGIQYYWEKRPWNLSVFLDKLDKISMDREARQEFVEKLINLKSGD is encoded by the coding sequence TTGGAGGTTTTAGATTTAAAGCAAAAGCTAGAAGAAAATTATAATATCTCCGTTAAGAGTCTATTTAAAATAAAAAATGTATATAAGATTGAATCGGATAAAAAATGTTTTTGTTTTAAAGTAATTAAATATAATTTTGGCCATTTTTTATTTATAATAAATGCTATGATGCATCTGCAAAAAAATGGGTTTGAAAGAATTCCAAGGTTTTATTTAACTAAAAACAAAAGCTTCTATATAAAAATAGAGAATAACTACGGATATTTAACTGAATGGATAAATGGCAGAGAATGTAACTATAGTGATAATGAGGATTTGAAACTGGCAGTTTTAAAGTTAGCAGACCTTCACAATAAAAGTTGCAATTTTAAAGTGGAGAGAAATATGAATCCACGAATTGGATGGTTAAGATGGATAGAAATTTTTGAAACGAGACGAGATGAAATACTTGATTTTAAAAATAGAATGGATAAAAAAGTAGTAAAAAGTGAATTCGATTATAAATACAGAGAAATTATGGAGGAAGAAATTATTAGGGCAGAGAGGGCAATAGCAAACTTGAAGAGAAGCAGTTATGTAAATAATATGAAAAGCAGTATCTTAAAAAGAGAATTTTGCCATCATGATTATGCACATCATAATCTACTTCTAACAGAGGATAAAAAAATGTATATAATTGATTTTGATTATTGTATTTTGGATACACATCTTCACGATTTAAGTAGCATTATTATTCGTACAATGAAAAATGGAAATTGGAGTTTGAATAAAGCAGAAAAAATGATTAGTTGGTATAATTCAATGAATTTAGTTTTACTTGAGGATTTACCTATTATGGCAGCGTTTATTGAGTTTCCACAGGCATACTGGCAGCTTGGAATACAGTATTACTGGGAAAAACGACCTTGGAATCTAAGTGTTTTTTTAGATAAATTAGACAAGATAAGTATGGATAGAGAAGCTAGACAGGAATTTGTGGAAAAATTAATAAATTTAAAATCTGGAGATTAG
- a CDS encoding LiaI-LiaF-like domain-containing protein: MKKTSTIWGFVFIAFGAVLLLNQFFPNNIINIEYLWPVFVLIPGLSMEIGYFSKKKNPGVLVPGGILTVIGILFFFEVFTDWRFSEYTWPFYLLSVAFGLLQLYLFSKRNKGLLIPIAILTVIALSSFLSMIFNNFLGWVDYSLVVPIIFILFGVYILAKEVIINNKKTRFKRVFLLLI; this comes from the coding sequence ATGAAAAAAACCAGTACAATTTGGGGATTTGTTTTTATTGCTTTTGGAGCAGTATTACTTTTAAATCAGTTTTTCCCTAATAATATTATTAATATAGAATATTTATGGCCGGTTTTTGTATTAATTCCTGGATTATCCATGGAAATAGGCTATTTTTCTAAGAAGAAAAATCCAGGGGTTTTGGTACCTGGGGGTATTTTAACTGTTATTGGGATTTTATTCTTCTTTGAAGTCTTTACAGATTGGAGATTTTCAGAGTATACTTGGCCTTTTTATCTTCTTTCAGTAGCCTTTGGATTATTGCAATTATATTTATTTTCAAAAAGAAATAAAGGACTTTTAATTCCCATAGCTATTTTAACAGTTATTGCACTTAGTTCATTTTTATCTATGATATTTAATAACTTCCTTGGGTGGGTAGATTATAGTCTAGTTGTACCAATTATATTTATTTTATTTGGGGTATATATATTAGCAAAAGAAGTAATAATTAATAATAAAAAAACACGTTTTAAACGTGTTTTTTTATTATTAATTTAA
- a CDS encoding corrinoid protein: protein MVDLKELLISRLSESVVDMDEDKVVEVSKEFIEKNFNAYEGISKGLAAGMDKAGKLYEEEEYYIPELLMCSDAMYAGLDVLRPKLKREEGSNKYKAVVGVVEGDTHDIGKNLFKIMLETTGFEVYDLGRDVPPMDFINKAKEINADVIGLSTLMTTTMHNMEVVIDLLKENNMRDNIVVMVGGGPISQKFADKIGADGYAPEASKAARLAKELVKGERHYVNA, encoded by the coding sequence ATGGTTGATTTAAAAGAATTACTTATATCTAGATTGTCTGAGTCTGTAGTTGATATGGATGAGGATAAAGTAGTAGAGGTTTCCAAAGAATTTATAGAAAAAAATTTTAATGCTTATGAGGGTATATCAAAAGGACTAGCTGCAGGCATGGATAAAGCTGGTAAGCTTTATGAAGAAGAAGAATATTACATTCCTGAGCTTTTAATGTGTTCAGACGCTATGTATGCAGGTTTAGATGTTCTAAGACCTAAATTAAAAAGAGAAGAAGGTAGTAACAAGTACAAGGCTGTAGTTGGTGTTGTTGAAGGGGATACTCACGATATAGGAAAAAATTTGTTTAAAATAATGCTTGAAACAACAGGATTTGAAGTTTATGACCTTGGAAGAGATGTGCCACCTATGGATTTTATAAACAAAGCTAAAGAAATTAATGCAGATGTCATAGGATTATCTACTTTAATGACTACTACTATGCATAATATGGAAGTTGTTATAGATTTATTAAAAGAAAATAATATGAGAGATAATATTGTTGTAATGGTAGGAGGAGGCCCAATATCACAAAAGTTTGCAGACAAAATAGGGGCAGATGGCTATGCACCAGAAGCATCTAAGGCTGCAAGACTAGCCAAAGAATTAGTGAAGGGGGAAAGGCATTATGTCAATGCTTAA